The following coding sequences are from one Lolium rigidum isolate FL_2022 chromosome 6, APGP_CSIRO_Lrig_0.1, whole genome shotgun sequence window:
- the LOC124662900 gene encoding cytochrome P450 94A1-like, whose protein sequence is MAMELSLTSAVPILLLLLPLLCLLFFRRETRKQASSDGLKAYPIIGTLPHFVKNQDRLIEWSADVVSRCPTHTMFFNFKGIGLMAGAITANPANVEYIAKTNFQNYPKGEFVVSVMADFLGHGIFNSDGDQWLWQRKASSYEFNKRSLRNFVVSTVRFEAVERLLPLLSRAELDGLTLDVQDVLERFAFDNICCIAFDEDPACLTEVGLGANGHAEFMHALNDAQIIVMARFMSPVKWAWRIKKLLNIEPERRMSEAVATIHGYVNRIIRERSERGEAGLARKDDFLSRFISSGEHSDESLRDVVTNFILAGRDTTSSALTWFFWLLSNQHEVEDKIVREVCTVRASSRSTDAAFSFDELREMHYLHAAITESMRLYPPVAIDSRCCQHDDILPDGTFVGKGWQVSYSAYAMARLEEIWGNDCMEYRPERWLDEEGVFRPESSFKYPIFHAGPRMCLGKEMAYIQMKSIVACVLERFSFQFVGGEGRPGLVFSVTLRMEGGLPMQVKKRGH, encoded by the coding sequence ATGGCCATGGAGCTTTCGTTGACCTCGGCCGTCCCCATACTCCTCCTGCTCCTACCTCTACTCTGCTTGCTCTTCTTCCGCCGTGAAACCAGGAAGCAGGCAAGCTCCGACGGCCTCAAGGCCTACCCCATCATCGGCACCCTTCCGCACTTCGTCAAGAACCAGGACCGCCTCATCGAGTGGTCGGCCGACGTCGTCAGTCGTTGCCCCACGCACACCATGTTCTTCAACTTCAAAGGCATCGGTCTCATGGCTGGCGCCATCACAGCAAACCCGGCCAATGTGGAGTACATCGCGAAGACCAACTTTCAAAACTACCCCAAGGGTGAGTTTGTGGTGTCTGTTATGGCTGACTTCCTTGGCCACGGCATCTTCAACTCCGACGGTGACCAGTGGCTTTGGCAGCGCAAGGCCTCCAGCTATGAGTTCAACAAGCGGTCGCTGAGAAACTTCGTGGTCAGCACTGTCCGGTTTGAAGCTGTGGAGCGGTTGCTACCGCTTCTCTCCCGGGCAGAGCTAGATGGCCTGACGCTGGACGTGCAGGACGTTCTCGAGCGCTTCGCGTTCGACAACATCTGCTGCATCGCCTTCGATGAAGACCCGGCGTGCCTCACCGAGGTGGGCTTGGGGGCGAATGGGCATGCAGAGTTCATGCATGCCCTAAACGACGCGCAGATCATCGTCATGGCCCGTTTCATGTCGCCTGTCAAATGGGCATGGCGAATCAAGAAGCTACTCAACATAGAGCCAGAGAGGCGGATGAGCGAGGCGGTTGCGACGATCCACGGCTACGTCAACAGGATTATCCGTGAGCGCAGCGAGAGGGGAGAAGCTGGATTGGCACGCAAGGATGACTTCCTATCGCGCTTTATCTCCAGCGGCGAGCACAGCGACGAGAGCCTCCGTGATGTGGTCACCAACTTCATCCTTGCTGGACGGGACACGACCTCCTCGGCGCTCACTTGGTTCTTCTGGCTGTTGTCAAACCAACATGAGGTGGAGGACAAGATCGTGCGCGAGGTATGCACAGTGCGGGCATCCAGCAGGAGCACGGATGCGGCATTCAGCTTCGACGAGCTGCGCGAGATGCACTACCTGCACGCGGCAATCACCGAGTCTATGCGGCTATACCCACCCGTAGCCATAGACTCACGTTGCTGCCAGCACGACGACATCCTGCCTGACGGAACATTTGTGGGCAAAGGTTGGCAGGTCTCCTACAGTGCTTACGCCATGGCACGGTTAGAGGAGATATGGGGCAACGACTGCATGGAGTACCGACCGGAGCGCTGGCTGGACGAGGAGGGTGTGTTCCGGCCAGAGAGCTCGTTCAAGTACCCCATTTTCCACGCTGGGCCAAGGATGTGCCTCGGCAAGGAGATGGCTTACATACAAATGAAGTCCATCGTAGCATGCGTGTTGGAGAGGTTCAGCTTCCAATTCGTCGGAGGCGAGGGGCGGCCAGGGCTTGTATTCTCGGTGACTTTACGGATGGAAGGCGGCTTGCCGATGCAAGTGAAGAAGAGGGGGCACTAA
- the LOC124661234 gene encoding 50S ribosomal protein L34, chloroplastic-like has translation MAFAVASPMASLSHHSERISAAAIGGALRPRKAAPMGASASPFLRSSFVSSASTSISSASTSSLSAVVSASLAFTSASSFAGSSLGIEFSYNRLTTRRPRGLQIRAGKAALCLTKRSRSRKSLARVHGFRRRMRTTAGRKVLKRRRDRGRKILCTKTNSPTGTKF, from the exons ATGGCGTTTGCCGTGGCCTCTCCAATGGCGTCCCTCTCCCACCACTCCGAGAGGATCTCGGCGGCGGCTATCGGCGGCGCTCTCCGCCCTCGCAAGGCTGCCCCTATGGGGGCCTCCGCCTCCCCATTTCTCCGGAGCTCATTCGTCtcgtccgcctccacctccatctcctccGCATCCACCTCGTCGCTCTCGGCGGTGGTCTCGGCGTCTCTAGCCTTCACGTCCGCCTCATCGTTCGCCG GTTCATCTTTGGGGATTGAGTTCAGCTACAACAGATTAACAACACGAAGACCTCGTGGCCTGCAGATTAGAGCTGGAAAGGCTGCCCTCTGCCTGACCAAGAGGTCAAGATCTAGGAAGTCACTTGCCCGTGTGCATGGTTTCCGAAGGCGTATGCGTACTACCGCTGGAAGAAAGGTCCTGAAGCGTAGACGTGATAGAGGAAGGAAGATTCTCTGCACAAAAACGAACTCACCCACTGGGACAAAGTTTTGA
- the LOC124668277 gene encoding UDP-glycosyltransferase 87A2-like yields AAGSTGGGGCHIVAVPFPGRGHVNAMMNLCRLLAARGAEVTFVVTEEWLGLILSSSAAAPLPAGIRLRAIPNVIPSEHGRAADHTGFLDAVATEMEAPFERLLDRLDAEQEDGPPVAALVADSYVSWVVGVGNRRGVPVCSLFPMSASFFYAYHHFDCIQACLADERAPAAGATAEKSEQRLHQCIPGLDSTSITLSDLKPLIHNERTVKHVLTAVSSIRNAQCLLFTTLYELEASVIDSLRSALPCPVLPIGPCVPYMTLEDQHSKSNGELTSPGDCFTWLESQPVNSVLYVSLGSFLSVSASQLDEIALGLAASKVRFLWILREQPAGVRKLVGDTNRGMVLAWCDQLKVLCHPSVGGFLTHCGMNSTLEAVFAGVPMLTLPLFFDQPIDSCLIVEEWKTGLELRDWTDKDRLIKSEEIAKAIKKLMASDEADTDAIRRRALEWKEVSVRAVQKGGSSYNNLSSLMEMVCSSQCTELDQQCSETNA; encoded by the exons gccgccggttccaccggcggaggcg GCTGCCACATTGTGGCGGTGCCGTTCCCCGGCCGTGGCCACGTCAACGCCATGATGAACCTGTGCCGCCTCCTCGCCGCGCGCGGCGCCGAGGTCACCTTCGTCGTCACCGAGGAGTGGCTCGgcctcatcctctcctcctccgccgccgcgccgctgccGGCCGGCATCCGCCTGCGCGCCATCCCCAACGTCATCCCCTCCGAGCACGGCCGCGCTGCCGACCACACGGGCTTCCTCGACGCCGTCGCCACCGAGATGGAGGCGCCCTTCGAGCGCCTGCTCGACCGCCTCGACGCGGAGCAGGAGGATGGCCCGCCGGTCGCCGCGCTCGTGGCCGACAGCTACGTGTCGTGGGTCGTCGGCGTCGGCAACCGGAGGGGCGTCCCGGTCTGCTCGCTCTTCCCCATGTCCGCCTCCTTCTTCTACGCCTACCACCACTTCGACTGCATCCAAGCGTGCCTTGCCGACGAGCGCGCCCCGGCCGCCGGGGCCACAGCAG AGAAATCTGAGCAGAGACTCCATCAATGTATACCGGGCCTGGATTCAACCTCCATAACATTATCTGATCTCAAGCCCTTAATTCACAACGAGAGAACAGTAAAGCATGTCCTCACAGCTGTTTCTAGCATTAGGAACGCACAATGCCTCCTATTCACCACTTTGTACGAGCTTGAGGCCAGTGTCATCGACTCCCTAAGATCAGCACTCCCCTGTCCAGTTCTCCCTATTGGACCCTGCGTTCCCTACATGACTCTTGAAGACCAGCATTCCAAGTCCAATGGAGAGCTTACCAGTCCTGGAGACTGCTTCACCTGGTTGGAATCTCAACCTGTGAACTCGGTGCTATATGTCTCCCTTGGAAGCTTTCTCTCGGTGTCAGCCTCTCAGCTTGACGAGATCGCGCTGGGACTTGCAGCAAGCAAGGTTAGGTTCTTATGGATTCTTCGTGAACAGCCTGCTGGGGTGCGAAAACTTGTCGGCGACACCAATAGGGGCATGGTACTGGCTTGGTGCGACCAGTTGAAGGTCTTGTGCCATCCTTCAGTTGGTGGTTTCCTGACACATTGCGGGATGAACTCGACGCTTGAAGCTGTCTTCGCTGGTGTACCTATGCTCACCCTACCACTGTTCTTTGATCAACCAATTGACAGCTGTCTaattgttgaagaatggaagaCTGGGCTGGAGCTGCGGGATTGGACTGATAAGGATCGTCTGATCAAGAGCGAGGAGATTGCAAAGGCTATTAAGAAGCTGATGGCCAGTGATGAAGCTGACACAGATGCAATAAGAAGACGTGCCCTTGAGTGGAAAGAGGTTTCTGTTAGAGCAGTTCAAAAGGGTGGATCTTCATACAACAATCTCAGCTCATTGATGGAAATGGTATGCTCATCGCAATGTACGGAACTCGATCAGCAATGTTCTGAAACTAATGCTTGA
- the LOC124662901 gene encoding cytochrome P450 94B3-like, translating into MELSMTLALPKLLLLLLPLLCFFCLCRTTRKQPHADGLKVYPIVGTLPHFIKNQHHLLEWSAGIIARCPTHTMFFNFKGLGLNAGAITANPANVEYIVKSNFQNYPKGEFVFSVIEDLLGHGIFNSDGDQWLSQRKAASYEFSKRSLRNFVVSTVRFEVIERLLPLLSQAERDGRTLDVQDVLERFTFDNICRVAFNEDPACLTEEGLGVNGPAKFMRALNDAQSIVMARLISPVNWAWRIKKLLNMEPERRMREALATIHGYVDRIVHERREKGTAGLAREDDFLSHFASSEEHSEESLRDVVTNFIVAGRDTTSSALTWFFWMVSGRHEVEDKIMHDIRTVRASSGSKDAAFSFDELGKMHYLHAAITESMRLYPPVAMDSRCCQHDDILPDGTFVGKGWQVSYSSYAMARLEEIWGKDCAEFRPERWLDEEGAFRPVSPFKYTIFHAGPRMCLGKEMAYIQMKSIVACVLERFRLLYIGGDRQPGLVFSLTLRMEGGLPMQVKKRDY; encoded by the coding sequence ATGGAGCTCTCCATGACGTTGGCCCTACCCAAGCTCCTCCTTCTGCTCCTACCTCTACTCTGCTTCTTTTGCTTATGCCGAACCACCAGGAAGCAACCTCACGCCGACGGGCTCAAGGTTTATCCCATCGTCGGCACGCTCCCGCACTTCATCAAGAACCAGCACCACCTCCTCGAGTGGTCGGCTGGTATTATCGCTCGTTGCCCCACACACACCATGTTTTTTAACTTCAAGGGCCTTGGCCTTAATGCCGGCGCCATCACTGCTAACCCAGCCAatgtggaatacattgtgaagagCAACTTTCAGAACTACCCCAAGGGTGAGTTCGTGTTTTCTGTCATTGAAGACTTGCTCGGTCACGGCATCTTCAACTCAGACGGCGACCAGTGGCTTTCTCAGCGCAAAGCTGCCAGCTATGAGTTTAGCAAACGCTCGCTGAGAAACTTCGTGGTCAGCACCGTTCGGTTTGAAGTCATCGAGCGGCTGCTGCCGCTGCTCTCCCAGGCAGAGCGAGACGGCCGGACACTCGATGTGCAAGATGTTCTAGAGCGCTTCACGTTCGACAACATCTGTCGCGTCGCCTTCAACGAGGACCCGGCATGCCTCACCGAGGAGGGCCTTGGGGTGAACGGGCCTGCAAAGTTCATGCGTGCCTTAAACGACGCGCAGAGCATCGTCATGGCCCGGTTGATATCACCGGTCAATTGGGCATGGCGGATCAAGAAGCTACTCAACATGGAGCCAGAGAGGCGGATGCGCGAGGCGCTCGCAACAATCCATGGCTATGTGGACAGGATTGTCCACGAGCGCAGGGAGAAGGGAACAGCCGGGCTGGCGCGCGAGGATGACTTCCTGTCACACTTTGCTTCGAGCGAAGAGCACAGTGAAGAGAGCCTCCGTGACGTGGTCACCAACTTCATCGTAGCTGGGCGAGACACGACCTCCTCGGCACTCACTTGGTTCTTCTGGATGGTATCTGGTCGGCACGAGGTGGAGgataagatcatgcatgatatccGCACCGTGCGGGCATCCAGCGGGAGCAAGGATGCGGCGTTCAGTTTCGACGAGTTGGGCAAGATGCACTACCTGCATGCTGCAATCACAGAGTCCATGCGGCTATACCCGCCCGTGGCCATGGACTCGCGCTGCTGCCAGCACGACGACATCCTGCCAGATGGCACATTCGTGGGAAAAGGTTGGCAGGTCTCCTATAGCTCGTACGCCATGGCGCGGTTAGAGGAGATATGGGGCAAGGACTGCGCGGAGTTTAGGCCGGAGCGTTGGCTCGACGAGGAGGGTGCATTTCGACCGGTGAGCCCGTTCAAGTACACTATCTTCCACGCTGGCCCAAGGATGTGCCTCGGCAAGGAGATGGCCTACATACAAATGAAGTCCATCGTTGCATGTGTACTCGAGAGGTTCAGGCTCCTGTACATCGGTGGCGACAGGCAGCCGGGCCTTGTGTTTTCGTTGACATTGCGAATGGAAGGCGGCTTGCCGATGCAAGTGAAGAAGAGGGATTACTAA
- the LOC124668438 gene encoding UDP-glycosyltransferase 87A1-like (The sequence of the model RefSeq protein was modified relative to this genomic sequence to represent the inferred CDS: added 48 bases not found in genome assembly) produces MASMAAAAGARHVVALPYPGRGHINPMLVVCRQLVAADGALTVTVVVTEEWHGLLASAGVPPTLPNSIRLATIPNVIPSEHGRGADHAGFIEAVCFRMGETVEQLLDRLERRPLAVVADTYLPWALTACGRRGIPVCSLWTQPATFFLALYNLDLWPPVDGRHSDEELSMRSLEEYVPVPCLSSVRLSDLKIFRAWERPMKIAAELFGNVRKAQCVLFTSFLELEPCAINAAAESLPCPVYPIGPSVPSMPLNGDNEIHDEEQRKWLDAQPENSVVYVSFGSFVAMPPLQFEEIAMGLRDSGVRFFWVARDRAAVLRQTCGDKGLAVPWCEQQKVLCHPSVGGFLSHCGWNSVLEAVCAGVPLLGFPVSWDQLVNARMVAEEWKVGIDLREQRGEDGTVGRAAISAAVRKLMDFDSGVGQEMRRRAAQLRQVSRSTVQEGGSSHRSFNGFLQDLVEGKLEATA; encoded by the exons ATGGCATcgatggcggcagcggcgggggcTCGGCACGTGGTCGCGCTGCCGTACCCTGGGCGCGGCCACATCAACCCCATGCTCGTCGTGTGCCGCCAGCTCGTGGCTGCGGACGGCGCCCTCACCGTCACCGTCGTCGTCACGGAGGAGTGGCACGGGCTTCTGGCGTCCGCCGGGGTGCCCCCCACGCTGCCGAACAGCATCCGCCTCGCCACCATCCCCAACGTCATCCCTTCCGAGCACGGCCGTGGTGCCGACCACGCCGGCTTCATCGAGGCCGTGTGTTTCAGGATGGGGGAAACCGTCGAGCAGCTCCTCGATCGGCTGGAGCGGAGGCCGTTGGCTGTGGTGGCCGATACCTACCTGCCGTGGGCGCTAACGGCCTGCGGGCGGCGCGGGATACCGGTGTGCTCGCTTTGGACTCAGCCGGCCACGTTCTTCTTGGCTCTCTACAATTTGGACCTGTGGCCGCCGGTGGACGGCCGGCACTCCGACGAAG AACTAAGCATGAGGTCTCTGGAGGAGTATGTCCCGGTCCCGTGTCTCTCGTCGGTAAGACTGTCAGATCTCAAGATCTTCCGCGCGTGGGAGCGCCCAATGAAAATAGCAGCGGAGCTGTTCGGCAACGTGCGCAAAGCGCAGTGTGTCCTCTTCACCTCCTTCCTCGAGCTTGAACCCTGCGCCATCAACGCAGCAGCAGAGTCGCTCCCATGCCCCGTGTATCCAATCGGCCCTTCGGTCCCGTCCATGCCGCTCAACGGCGACAACGAGATCCACGACGAGGAGCAGCGTAAGTGGCTGGACGCGCAGCCGGAGAACTCGGTGGTGTACGTCTCGTTTGGCAGCTTCGTCGCCATGCCGCCCTTGCAGTTCGAGGAGATCGCCATGGGGCTGCGCGACAGCGGCGTCAGGTTCTTCTGGGTCGCCCGGGACAGGGCCGCCGTTCTGCGGCAGACGTGCGGCGACAAGGGGTTGGCGGTGCCATGGTGCGAGCAGCAGAAGGTGCTGTGCCACCCCTCCGTCGGCGGCTTCCTCAgccactgcgggtggaactcggTGCTGGAGGCCGTCTGCGCCGGGGTGCCATTGCTCGGCTTCCCTGTTTCGTGGGATCAGCTGGTGAATGCGCGGATGGTCGCCGAGGAGTGGAAGGTCGGCATCGACCTGAGGGAGCAGAGAGGCGAGGATGGTACCGTGGGCAGGGCCGCCATCTCTGCTGCCGTGAGGAAGCTCATGGATTTCGACAGTGGCGTTGGGCAGGAGATGAGGAGAAGAGCTGCACAACTGCGCCAGGTTTCTCGGAGCACGGTCCAGGAAGGCGGCTCGTCGCATCGTTCTTT